Proteins found in one Spirochaetota bacterium genomic segment:
- a CDS encoding PAS domain-containing protein, which yields MPRDVMKISISAATYRSVVVITCSSFLAAVLWGAVFRENMSGYSIAAALGFWALLASSFLIHNSYQNGKINSLRNFAEKQEFEIRWKNLMLDNTDEMFIVLNMYGQIVTFNQTFENLMGLPRSDLQGKPLRAVFMNEVYEENSNLSYVLLDRLRDVFLGKETLFTYSIRFKGTDRVVSINLSMRPVCNKGELQNILVSGRAVHSDRIVMKNLVGEAGRYCMDNNISDLYQLSHRLTRNLERWLPRAQIYLLQMALQEVLTNAVEHGNLEVDYDMKTELQQRKGNYWDILIKECNKDYLAARKVHISYSLDEEKVVYVVKDEGCGFEWRKYLEQEEEAGEGAFVRTFHGIGLQLVKNVFELSFGQNGSEITMVKYFQEHRHSA from the coding sequence ATGCCACGGGACGTGATGAAAATCAGCATTAGCGCCGCGACCTACCGGTCTGTTGTCGTAATCACCTGTTCCAGCTTTCTCGCGGCCGTCCTGTGGGGCGCTGTCTTCCGCGAGAATATGAGCGGGTATTCCATCGCCGCCGCCCTGGGATTCTGGGCCCTCCTGGCGTCCTCCTTCCTCATTCATAACTCATACCAGAATGGAAAAATCAATTCACTCAGGAATTTCGCGGAAAAACAGGAATTCGAAATCCGCTGGAAGAACCTGATGCTGGATAACACGGATGAGATGTTTATCGTGCTCAATATGTACGGCCAGATCGTGACCTTCAACCAGACGTTCGAAAATCTCATGGGCTTGCCCAGGTCCGACCTCCAGGGCAAGCCGCTTCGCGCGGTGTTCATGAACGAGGTCTACGAGGAAAACAGCAACCTGAGTTACGTGCTGCTCGACCGCCTGCGGGACGTTTTCCTGGGGAAAGAGACCCTGTTCACCTATTCGATCCGGTTCAAAGGAACCGACCGGGTCGTATCGATAAACCTGTCGATGCGGCCGGTTTGCAATAAGGGGGAGCTACAGAACATTCTGGTATCGGGACGCGCCGTACACAGCGACCGCATCGTCATGAAAAATCTGGTCGGGGAGGCCGGCCGCTACTGCATGGATAACAATATTTCCGACCTGTACCAGCTTTCCCACCGCCTGACCCGAAACCTGGAACGATGGCTCCCGCGCGCGCAGATATACCTCCTCCAGATGGCCCTCCAGGAAGTCCTGACAAACGCGGTCGAACACGGAAATCTGGAAGTCGACTACGACATGAAAACCGAGCTGCAGCAACGAAAGGGAAATTACTGGGACATTCTTATTAAGGAATGCAACAAGGATTACCTGGCGGCCCGCAAGGTGCATATTTCCTACAGCCTGGACGAGGAAAAAGTGGTGTACGTGGTGAAGGACGAGGGATGCGGTTTCGAATGGCGGAAGTACCTTGAACAGGAAGAGGAAGCCGGCGAGGGCGCGTTCGTCAGAACCTTTCATGGAATCGGGCTGCAGCTCGTGAAGAACGTATTCGAGC
- a CDS encoding phenylacetate--CoA ligase codes for MFNKEFESMPIKKLRELQVERLKWSLGHAYKNVAHYRQAFDKAGFHPDQFNSLDDMKRVPFLMKQEMRNNYPFGLFAVPMDKVIRIHSSSGTTGNATVVGYTKNDIEVWAEVMARTIACAGGSEKDMVQVAYGYGLFTGGLGVHYGAEKIGATVVPISGGNTERQLMLIKDFGTTMLACTPSYAINVADYVEKNRPDYKWKSTKLRAGIFGAEPWTEQMRKEIETRIGIDAFDIYGLSEVIGPGVSCECSAKNGLHVFEDHFFVEIIDPQTGEILPEGSAGEIVYTSLTKEACPVIRYRSRDITKIYYDSCSCGRTLVKMDKVSGRSDDMLIIRGVNVFPSQIEALLMEIEGTEPHYQIIVDRKGALDDIEIMVEVNEKIFSDEVKVLNNLSTKIRQRMQGVLGVSAKITLVEPRSIARSEGKAQRVVDRRNLK; via the coding sequence ATGTTCAATAAAGAATTCGAATCCATGCCTATCAAAAAGCTTCGGGAACTCCAGGTCGAACGGCTCAAATGGTCACTGGGACACGCCTACAAGAACGTCGCCCACTACCGCCAGGCGTTCGACAAGGCCGGCTTCCACCCCGATCAGTTCAACTCGCTTGACGACATGAAGCGGGTCCCTTTCCTCATGAAGCAGGAAATGAGGAACAATTACCCCTTCGGGCTTTTCGCGGTTCCCATGGACAAGGTGATCCGCATACACTCGTCCTCGGGGACCACGGGAAACGCGACCGTCGTGGGCTACACGAAAAATGACATCGAGGTCTGGGCGGAGGTGATGGCCCGAACCATCGCCTGTGCCGGCGGCAGCGAAAAGGATATGGTCCAGGTTGCCTACGGGTACGGGCTTTTTACCGGCGGCCTCGGGGTCCACTATGGCGCGGAAAAAATCGGCGCGACGGTCGTTCCCATTTCCGGGGGAAATACCGAGCGGCAGCTCATGCTCATAAAGGACTTCGGCACCACGATGCTCGCGTGCACCCCGTCATACGCGATCAACGTGGCGGATTACGTGGAAAAGAACAGGCCCGATTATAAATGGAAGTCGACCAAGCTTCGCGCGGGAATATTCGGTGCGGAGCCCTGGACCGAGCAGATGCGCAAGGAAATCGAAACGCGTATCGGTATCGACGCGTTCGATATCTACGGGTTGTCCGAGGTCATAGGCCCGGGGGTCTCCTGCGAGTGCAGCGCAAAGAACGGTCTTCACGTGTTCGAGGACCATTTCTTCGTCGAGATTATCGACCCCCAGACGGGAGAGATACTACCGGAAGGATCGGCCGGGGAAATCGTATACACGTCGCTCACCAAGGAGGCATGCCCGGTCATCCGGTACCGCTCCCGCGATATTACGAAGATATATTATGATTCATGTTCGTGCGGGCGCACGCTCGTGAAGATGGACAAGGTCTCCGGCCGCTCCGACGACATGCTCATAATCAGGGGTGTCAACGTGTTCCCCTCGCAGATCGAGGCGCTGCTCATGGAAATCGAAGGCACCGAGCCGCATTACCAGATCATCGTCGACCGCAAGGGGGCACTGGACGACATCGAGATAATGGTCGAGGTAAACGAAAAAATATTCTCGGACGAGGTGAAGGTCCTGAACAACCTGTCCACTAAAATCAGGCAGCGCATGCAGGGCGTGCTCGGCGTATCGGCGAAGATCACGCTTGTCGAGCCCAGGTCCATCGCCCGCAGCGAGGGCAAGGCGCAGCGCGTCGTAGACAGACGCAATCTCAAATAA
- a CDS encoding amino acid-binding protein, with amino-acid sequence MNVTQLSLFLENKPGRLQSALKVLSDNKINIMTLTIAEVSDFGIVRLVVNKPDEAVKALRAQSFTCSTTEVLAIEIEDVPGALARALDIFGTHKLNIEYMYAFTEKRNDKAVMIFRFDDIEAAKKALADEGYQIVKKIDIIGE; translated from the coding sequence ATGAACGTAACCCAGCTGTCGCTCTTTCTTGAGAACAAGCCCGGGCGCCTGCAAAGCGCCCTCAAGGTGCTGTCCGACAACAAGATCAATATCATGACGCTCACCATAGCCGAGGTCTCCGACTTCGGCATAGTCCGCCTCGTGGTCAATAAGCCCGACGAGGCGGTAAAGGCGCTGCGCGCGCAAAGCTTCACATGCAGCACCACCGAGGTGCTCGCGATCGAAATCGAGGACGTACCGGGGGCGCTCGCGCGGGCGCTCGATATTTTTGGCACGCACAAGCTCAACATCGAATATATGTACGCTTTCACGGAAAAAAGAAATGACAAGGCGGTCATGATTTTTAGATTTGATGACATCGAGGCGGCGAAAAAGGCGCTCGCCGACGAGGGTTACCAGATCGTGAAGAAGATCGATATTATTGGAGAATAA
- a CDS encoding indolepyruvate oxidoreductase subunit beta, giving the protein MQNVIFAGVGGQGVILASKILMEVAMNAGYDVKESEVHGMAQRGGSVDCNVRYGSKVYSPLIEKGTADYVVSFEMLESMRKLEYLKKGGVLIVNNDRVDPAPVKAGLEKYPEDLETWLSTNAGDTVIIDTAGALKTAGSKKALNIVMLGVLSNFLEFTPQQWETAIRAQVKEKFVDMNLQAFQLGKALYKK; this is encoded by the coding sequence ATGCAGAACGTAATCTTCGCAGGGGTTGGCGGCCAGGGCGTTATTCTCGCCAGCAAAATACTCATGGAAGTCGCGATGAACGCCGGGTACGATGTCAAGGAATCCGAGGTACACGGTATGGCCCAAAGGGGGGGAAGCGTCGACTGCAATGTGCGCTACGGCTCCAAGGTTTACTCGCCGCTCATCGAGAAAGGTACGGCCGATTACGTCGTTTCCTTTGAAATGCTTGAATCGATGCGTAAACTTGAATACCTGAAAAAGGGCGGCGTGCTCATCGTCAACAACGACCGGGTCGATCCGGCGCCGGTCAAGGCGGGCCTCGAAAAATATCCCGAAGATCTCGAAACCTGGTTATCCACGAACGCCGGCGATACGGTCATCATCGACACCGCCGGCGCTCTTAAGACGGCCGGAAGCAAGAAAGCGCTCAATATCGTCATGCTGGGCGTGCTGTCCAATTTTCTCGAATTCACGCCGCAGCAGTGGGAGACCGCCATTCGTGCGCAGGTGAAAGAAAAGTTCGTCGATATGAACCTGCAGGCCTTCCAGCTGGGCAAAGCGCTCTATAAGAAATAG
- a CDS encoding indolepyruvate ferredoxin oxidoreductase subunit alpha, whose amino-acid sequence MKKVLLGNEAVARGAYEAGCTVAAAYPGTPSTEILEAIARDFPEIKAQWSPNEKVALEVVAGASVAGARAMAAMKHVGLNVAADPLFTFSYTGVNGALVIINADDPGAWSSQNEQDNRHYARAAKVPMIEPTSPAEAKEFTRRAFDISEQFDRPVIVRITTRIAHSQGIVELGERKSDTLKPFVRNFQKYVMLPAHARPRHRFIEEQMPLLTKYAEESDLNTIEWKNKKRGIITNGVAYQYVKEVCSDDSVLKLGFTWPFPDAKIREFANQVEELYVVEELDPFIEDHVRALGYKPIGKEIIPILGELTPEIVDMALNKKRPLNDIPVYSSKIPGRPPALCAGCPHGFVFEVLKKLDLVVNGDIGCYTLAALPPYSAMHSQGCMGASIGMHLGFEKAQGDKMARNSVAVIGDSTFIHSGITPLIDLVYNRGTGTVLILDNRVTAMTGHQDNPATGRTLMGEVTHELDLELLCRAVGVKRVRKIDPKNTAEFEAAVREEVAAPEPSVIISTRKCILTK is encoded by the coding sequence ATGAAAAAGGTACTTCTTGGGAATGAAGCGGTCGCGCGGGGCGCGTACGAGGCGGGATGCACCGTTGCCGCGGCATATCCCGGTACCCCAAGCACCGAAATTCTCGAGGCCATTGCGCGCGATTTTCCGGAAATCAAGGCGCAGTGGTCCCCCAATGAAAAGGTCGCGCTCGAGGTCGTCGCCGGCGCCTCGGTCGCCGGGGCGCGCGCGATGGCGGCAATGAAGCATGTGGGCTTGAACGTCGCCGCCGACCCGCTGTTCACCTTTTCCTATACCGGGGTGAACGGCGCGCTCGTGATCATCAATGCCGACGATCCGGGCGCCTGGAGCTCGCAGAACGAGCAGGACAACAGGCACTACGCCCGCGCCGCAAAGGTTCCCATGATTGAGCCCACCAGCCCCGCCGAAGCCAAGGAATTCACGCGACGCGCCTTCGATATTTCCGAACAATTCGACCGGCCGGTGATCGTGCGCATCACGACACGCATCGCTCATTCCCAGGGCATCGTTGAACTGGGCGAAAGAAAATCGGACACCCTCAAGCCGTTCGTACGCAATTTTCAGAAATACGTAATGCTTCCCGCTCACGCGCGTCCCCGTCACAGGTTCATTGAAGAACAGATGCCCCTCTTGACGAAATATGCCGAGGAATCGGACCTGAACACCATCGAATGGAAAAACAAAAAGCGCGGCATCATCACCAACGGCGTCGCCTACCAGTACGTCAAGGAAGTCTGTTCCGATGACTCCGTTCTTAAGCTCGGTTTCACCTGGCCGTTCCCGGACGCGAAGATCCGCGAGTTCGCAAACCAGGTCGAAGAGCTTTACGTGGTGGAGGAGCTTGATCCCTTCATTGAAGACCATGTTCGTGCGCTGGGATACAAGCCCATCGGCAAGGAGATCATTCCCATCCTGGGAGAGCTCACCCCCGAGATCGTCGACATGGCGCTCAACAAAAAACGCCCCCTGAACGATATTCCGGTCTACTCCTCCAAGATTCCGGGAAGACCACCCGCACTGTGCGCCGGGTGTCCCCACGGATTCGTGTTCGAGGTCTTGAAAAAGCTCGACCTCGTGGTAAACGGCGATATCGGCTGTTACACACTCGCGGCGCTGCCGCCCTACTCGGCGATGCACAGCCAGGGGTGCATGGGCGCATCTATCGGCATGCACCTGGGCTTCGAAAAGGCCCAGGGAGACAAGATGGCACGCAATTCCGTTGCGGTGATCGGCGATTCAACCTTCATCCATTCGGGCATTACCCCGCTCATCGATCTCGTATACAACAGGGGCACCGGGACCGTGCTTATCCTCGACAATCGCGTGACCGCGATGACCGGCCACCAGGACAACCCCGCGACGGGAAGAACCCTCATGGGGGAGGTGACGCATGAGCTTGACCTCGAACTGCTCTGCCGCGCCGTGGGGGTGAAGCGCGTGCGCAAGATCGATCCCAAGAACACGGCCGAGTTCGAGGCTGCCGTGCGCGAAGAAGTCGCCGCCCCCGAGCCGTCGGTGATCATCTCCACCAGAAAGTGTATTCTTACCAAGTGA